The Amycolatopsis sp. QT-25 genomic sequence TCGCGGATCGAGACGACGACCCGTTCGACGGGTTCGGCGTTCGTCGAGTCGCCGAGCAGCGCGTCCCGAAGGCCGAGTGCGGCGAGCGTCGCTTGAGCGATGTCCCCGCCGGGGTCGATGGCCGCGAGTTCCACCAGCCACGCCCCGTCCGGCAGATCGCCGAGCAGGGTACGCGCGGTTTCCGTGGCCAGCCTGGTCTTTCCCGAACCGCCGGGCCCGATCAGCGTGGTGAGCCGGTGCCCGGCGACGAGATCGCGGACCTTGGCGACATCGGTGTCCTTGCCGACGAAACTGGTCAGCTCGGCACGTACGTTGGTCTTGCGGTCGTCTTCCCGCCGCCCCAGCTCACCGCGCAGCAGCGCGACATGCACCGCCGACAGCTCAGGGGAGGGATCGACGCCCAGCGCGTCGGCCAAGGCTTCCCGGGTGCGCTGGTACACGAGCAGGGCTTCGGTGTCGCGGCCCGTCGCCGCGAGTGCCCGCATCAGCGCGGCGACGAGCCGCTCACGCAGCGGATGCGCGGCCACCAGATCCGTCAGCTCGGTGACCGGTTTCGTACCGTGGCCCGAGTCGAGTTCCGCGTCGAACCGATCCTCCAGCGCCGTCAGGCGAAGCCCTTCGAGGCGGGTGACCGCGGCGTCGAAAGCGCCGCTGTCCCGCAGACCGACGTCCTGCATGGCCGCGCCGCGCCACAGGCCGAGTGCCTCGCGCAGCCGCTTCGGCTCCTCGTCGCCGCGGGCGCCCTCGACGAGACGCTCGAACCGCACGGCGTCGACGTCGTCGGGCGTCACCTTCAGCCGATAGCCGTCCGGCCGTCCGTCGACGACCCCTTCCGGCAGCACCTTCCGCAGCCGGGAAACCAAGCGCTGCAAGGCGTTCGTCGCGTCGGCAGGCGGCTGCTCGCCCCAGATCCAGTCGACGAGCGACGCTTTCGAGACCACCCGCCCCGGTTCGAGCGCGAGGGCGATCAGCAACCCGCGCAGCCGGGCGCCCGGCACGTCGGCGAGGCCGCCGTCGTCCGTGCGTACCTCGAAGGGGCCCAGCATCCCGATCCGCATTGGGCCGATTTTGCCACGGCTGATCAGGGGTCTTACGACTCGCCGGTGATCCTCGCCGAGCCGATCGAGGCCGCGGTGATCGCCCTGGCGGCGGTCTGCGTCGACGAACCGGAATTCAGGCCGGTGAGCGAAGCCCGGTCGAGAGCGTGCACGACGAACTCGTAGGTGTTCACGGTGGAGGGCGAACACGGTCCCTGGTAGCCGTAGAGGCTGGCGCTCCCGCGGTAGTAGACCTGCCTGGAGCCGGCGGGAACCGGCGGGCGGTGGACGTGCTGGACGTTCTGGGGGAGCGAAGCCGTGCTCGCCGGGATGTCGTAGATGACCCAGTGGATGAGGTCGGCGTTGTCGAGGTCGCGCATGACGATCGCGTAGCTCTTGGCCGCGGCGGGCGCCCCCGACCAAGCCAACGGCGGTGACTCGTTCCGCTTGGCCGGATCCTGCCCGCCACCGCTGGTGCACTCGTGGACCTTCGGCATGAGGCCGCCGTCGGCGAACGCGCTACTGGTCAGGGTGAACGCGTGCGGTGCCATCGGTGCTGTCGACGCTGTCGACGCCTTCGACGGCGAAAGGACGGTGGCGCCGAGGGCGAACAAGGCGCAGAACACGATTCTCGTTGCTCTCATCGGAGACTCCCGAGGCGTTGATGGTTCCCGTGCGCCCGCTTCAGCGTAGGCAGCCGGGAAACCGGCGGCTAGCGCACTTTCCCCGTCGATCGCGGTGTTTTCGCGGGCTGCGGGTACCGGACGGGTGCCTCGTGTACTCGGGTTTCGCGTGCTCCAGCACGGAACTCGCGTGCTCCAGGACGGAACTCGCGTGCTTGGGGACGTAACTTGCGTGCTTGGGGACGTAACTTGCGTGCTTGGGGACGTAACTCGCGAGTTACGTCCCCAAGCACGCGGGGAAAGCGACGAAGCGGCTCAGCCGTTCGGCTGGTTCTCGACGACCCTCCGGCGGCGCGTGCGGGCGACGCCGATCCACAGCAGCACCGAAACGACGGCTCCCGGTGCCGCCGTCAGGTACACCGGCCACGCGCGGAACCCCGACACCCACAGCATCGCGATCAGGCCAACGGTGATCAACGTCCAGATGAGGGCGAGACCGCCCCCCTTTCGCCGCCACCGGGCGGCGACGCCACGCATCCTGTTCCTCACTCGGCTCACACCGGTGGGTACCCACTTCTCGCCTGGTCAACCCCGGAAAATCACGAGCCTAGGTAGCCGGTGGTCATCGCCGCGAGTTCGTTCTCGAGCCGGGTGGTGCCGATGGAGCCGGCCGCTAGGCTCGCGCGGATCGTGGAACCCGCATACGATCCCGAGCTCGCCGCCCTGCTGCCCGCCTTCGCGGGCAAGGTGCCGGTCGGCATGACGGCGGACCGGCTGGCGCATTTTCCGGGCACTGCGCTTCCCGACGATCGAGGAGCAGATCGGCGGCCGTCCCGTCACCTGGACCGATCACACGATCCCCGGTCACGGCGGCGCGGAGATCACGGTCTCCGTCCTCGCGCGCGAGGACCACCGTGGGGGCGGGCCGGGCATCGACCACGTCCACGGCGGTGGAATGGTCTTGGGTGACCGGTTCGCGTCGGTGCACCCCCTCGTCGAGTGGACACTGAAGTACGACGCCGTCGCGGTCACCGTCGAGTTCCGCCGGGCGCCCGAACATCCGCATCCGGTGCCGGTGGAGGACTGCTACGCGGGACTGGAGTGGATGGCCGCACACGCGGAGGAGCTGGGGTTCGACCCGGGCGAGCTGGTCATCTTCGGCGGCAGCGGGGGTGGGGGCTTCGCCGCCGGGGTCACGCTGCTGGCGCGGGACCGCGGCGGGCCGGTGCTGTCCGGTCAGCTGCTCCAGTGCCCCATGCTCGACGATCGGAACGAGACGGTTTCCGCTCGCCGGTACGACGGCGTCGGCGTCTGGGACCGGACCAGCAATCCGACGGCCTGGACGATGGTCCTCGGAGAGCGACGAGGCACCGCCGAGGTATCGCCGTATGCCGCCCCGGCCCGGGCGACGGAACTCGGCGGATTGCCGCCGACGTTCATCGACGTCGCCGCCGTCGAAGTGTTCCGGGACGAGGCCGTGGCGTACGCGAGTGCGATCTGGGCCGCCGGGGGAGAAGCGGAACTGCATGTCTGGGGCGGTGCTTTTGACGGCTTTTACGATCTCGCGCCGGAAACGGCCGTCGCCCGATCGTGCGTCGCCGCCCGGGAATCCTGGCTGGAACGGCTGCTCGCCCGGCCCGAGCCCGGACGTGAATGAATTTCCCGGGTGGTCATGGCCGCTCCGAATTGCCGCAAGGACGAGGCGGTGCAACCCTGGTCATACCGAACGACACCACCACCACGAAGTATGAGGAGTCGTTATGACCACCACCGAAATGCCCGCTGTCCACGAATGCACGGTCAGCGGCTGTTCGTACAACCACGACGGCTGTCACGCTTTCGCCATCACGGTTGGCGGCGGGAACGGATCGGCCGATTGCGGAACGTTCGTCCCGCTCAACACCAAAGGTGGACTCGATCGAGTGACCGCCCAGGTGGGTGCCTGCTCCCGATCCGATTGCCGGCACAACTCCGCGCTGGAATGCACCGCATCGAGTGTCCGAGTGGGACCGGGCGAGGGTGACCACGCCGCGAACTGCCTGACCTACGCTCCTCAGCGGTGATCGCCCGTGAAGGCCCCTTTCCCCAGGCGCAGCCGGGGGAAAGGGGCCTTCACGCGTTCGGAGCCTCAGTTCCGACGCGCAATTCGGTGCCGCCGTTGTAGCGCGGCGCCTGCCGCGAAGGCGGCGATTCCGAAACCGGTGACGGGCCTACGCATCGAGTACAAGTACATGAAGGCCCCCTTTCCGTACCTAGGCGCAAGGAAGGGGGCCTTCATGTACTTCTGATCCTCAGCAGGAGACGCCGGTCCGCCCGCGCACCGGGTCTGCCGATCAGCTCCCGGTCTGGGCGCAGCTCGCGGCGTCGGTGCCGAGCACCGGGTCGGTCACCGGACGGGCGGTGATCGGAATGGTCTTCCGGGTGGTCGACGCGCCGTCGTGCAGGGTGTGCACGGTGCGCGTGCCCGAGTAGGTGATCGGGTCGGCGCCGACGTCGTCGGCTTCGGCGGCGACGGTCTCGAAGGTGCGGCCGCCGCCGTCGAGCGGGGTGCACCGGTAGCCCAGGTGGGCGGCGACGCCGCCGCCTTCGGCGAACGACAGCGGCTTGCTGTCGTCGACGACGACCTGGCCGCGGTTGCGGCCGTCGTAGTGCAGGGCGGTGAAGAAGGTGGTGTTGGCGCCGACGGACTGGGTGACGATCAGTTCGGCACGGCCGTCCCCGTTGAGGTCGGCGACGCGCGGGGCATCGAGCGGGACGGTGCTGCCGGCGCCGAGGTGGATCGAGGTGAAGGTGCCGTGCACGGTGGCGGAGACGACCTGGTCGTTCTCGCCGGTGAGCTGGGCGGTGACGGTCTCGATCTCGCCGTCGCCGTCGAGATCGGCGACCGTGGTGACCGGGTCGGTGGATCGCGCGGCAGGCGGGTCGCTCAGCGGGGAGGCCAACGCCGGGACGACGGCGGCCAAGCCCAACGCCGCGGCGACGCCGGTGATGGTGGCGGTGCGAATGATGCCGGTGTGGTTCATGGTGCTCTCCCTCCGACGGTTTCGGTGAACTCTTCACCGAAAGTGCTCTCATCGAGGGAGACGGTCGCGGACCGCGGACGTGCAGTCAGAGTGTGATGGGCCACACGAACGCAACCCGGGCGCCCGCCCCCGAGAGAACGGGCCACCCAGGTCAGCCGATCTTCCACGACTGAAGCGCGGGGCCCGTGTCGGCGCGTTGGGTGACGGCGGCACCGTCCGAAGTGGACGCCGTCGTCAGCGGCAGACCGGAGCGGACACTGGATGAGTGAACAGCCATTTCCGGGTGGCGCCCTGGCGCCTGATGCCCGACCACGGGAACGAGCCACAGCAAGGCGGACGGTGCGAAGTACCGCATCCAGGTCCGGTGACCCTCCCGCGTCCCTGCGGCAAGGTGCCCACCGAATTCGTAACCCCCGGCCGCGATTTCCGCAGATTCCTCGGTCATCGTTCCGGTGCCCGCGCGGTGGGCGGAAGTTCCGGTATACGTGGAAGGGACAGCACCGACGGGGAGTCGGCATGGTGCTTCACGCAAGGGGGAAATGAATGTTCGACACACGTATCGTCGCCGATCAAGTCAGTCCGGTCGCCAAGCCGAAGATCAGAATCCTGTTCTACACGGATCTGGTCGGATTCACCGGGAACGGCGGCTTCTCACTGGGTATCGTCCGCGACCTGATCTTGGCGAACCAGCCTTTCTTCGCCGAGATCGAGATCGATTTGATCAATCGGCACGAAGGCGGGCACGCCGCCAGGAAACTCACTTCCGAAGTTCTCGGCGGATACGAGCAGGTGTGGTTTTTCGGCATTTTGCAGTCCACTATGCCCGGGGAGCCGGAAAACGAACTCGTGGACGCGGAGGTCGCGGCGCTGCGGGCCTGGATGGACGCCGGTGGTGGCGTGCTCATCTCCGGTGACCACTCGAATCCGCGTCCGCCGGGAGCGGATCCGTCGTTGCCCGACTACCTGAACCTGGGGCGGGCTCTGGGGCATCGGGTCCCGCGCGCGGGTGAGCTGCGGGTGTGGAACGACCGGCCGGACGCGAGTATCGAGTTCAGCCACAACACCCACCAGCCGGACCCGTGGGGCAGCGACATCGACAATCCGATCCCGAACGATCTCGATCCGTATCCGCAGGAACTGATCCTGCGGAAGCGGTTCGGCAGGCCGCATCCGTTGTTCCAGGGCAGACGGGGTCCGATCACCATCTTCCCCGACCACATGCACGAAGGGCAGCTGCTCATTCCCGAGCGGTTCCCGGCGGACGTGTGGCCGTCGGGGCCGATGGGCCAGCCGAAGCCCGAGATCGTCGCGCACGGCACCGACAAACGCAACGGGCAGGTCTACGGCGTGTCCAGTGTGTACGACGGTGCGGCCGCCGGGGTCGGGCGAATCGTCGCCGACGCCACGTGGCATCACTACTTCGACATCAACCTGTGGGGGTTCCAGAAAGGCGGTGAGGTGCTCGACCGCCTCACCGAGTACTACGTGAACCTCACGCTGTGGTTGACGCCGAAGCCGGTCAAGATGGAGGTGAACGCGCAGCTGCTGCACTGGCTTTCGCACAACCTGAGCGTTCGCGCGGTGCTGCCGGAGGGGCTCCGGGTGCCGGGGATCACCGCGGCGGGCCTGATTCGCGAGGTCGGCGGGCAGGGTGTGCTCGACGATCTCGTCTGGCCGCTGGAAGGAACGCCGGTGGTGCCGGCGGAGCTGTTGCTGGGGGCCGTCGTCAAGGAATCCGTCGCCGCGTTGAGCGGCGGGGACGTCGAGGCGTTCGACACCGTGGGCGTGATCGAACGGGGTCTGCGTGCCGGGGCCGAAGAGTACGCCGCCGAACTGCGAGCAGCGCTCGGCGACGTCGAAGGTGTCGGCGAGCTGATTTCGCAGGGGCTCCGCTGATTAGTGGATCGTGAAGTACAGGAAGGACCCCTTCATCGCGCTTAGCGCCGTGAAGGGGTCCTTCCTGTACTGGGGAAGGGGTGCGGTGGACGGCACAAGCCCGGCCGCGCCACGGTTGAATCGTCCTATGTGGACGCTCAAGGTTTTGTCTCATTCTTCGAGTAAGCCGAATCGCCATTCACGACCTTGCCGACTGCTCCTGGGAAGGTCGAGGGCGAGGTGGAGCTGGCGTGCCCACCAGCGCACCTGGGCGGCCGAATCGTCCGCCGCGGCGCCGGAGATCCCGGCGCTGCGCCGGAAATCGCTCCCGTACAGGGTCTCCGTGGCCATCGCCTGATGGAGGGCGGCGACGGCGAGGCGGGTGTCGTCGAGTGAGCTGCCAGGTGGCCGAAGCCGGTGTAGGGCCTCGACGACGGGATCGAGCATCCCGCTGCCCGGGTCGCGCCATCCCGCCGCGTGCAGCGCCACCGCCAGCTCGCCGTAGCCGCGTCGGTACAGAGCGTGGAGGGCCTCGACGAACGCGAGCAGGTCGGCGTCGTGGTCCAGCCAGCTCGCGAGGAGCTCGCGAAGCGCGTCTCGAAGGCGGCGGCCGCCGTGCCGGAGAAGCTCGGCGAGCAGCTTCTCGCGATTGCCGAAGTGGTGGGCGACGCCGGCGTCGGTCATGCCGACCCGTGCGGCCACGGCCCGCATCCGGACGGCGGCCACGCCGGACTCGCTGAGCAGCGAAGCCGCGGCGTCGAGGATCAGCCGCCGGGCCTCCTCCGGAGACCGTCTTGCCCGGGAGGTCGTCACGGTCGGCATCTTACCTTGATAGGCCAAGGTAGATCCGTTACCTTGAGAAGCCAAGGTAATCGGGGAGGCCGCCATGACTCGTTTCGTGACCACCGAAATCCGTCTCGACCTGGGTGAAGTGACTCTGCGGGGTACGGAGACCGGCGTCGGTCCGACGGTCCTGTTGCTCCACGCGGGCGGCGAGCGTCGCGAGGTCTGGGTGCCGGTCGCCGCGGTGCTGGCCCGGCGCGGCCTGCGGTCGGTGGCCTTCGACCTGCGTGGTCACGGGGACAGTTCCGGTCAGGCGACCACGCTCCGTGCCCTGGCCGGCGACGTCGCCGAGATGGTCCGCCGCCGGCCCGGGCCCATCGTCCTGGTGGGCGCTTCGGTCGGCGGGCTGGCCGCCATCGCCGCCCTCGCGGACCCCGCCGTCGCGAACCGGGCGGGCGGACTCGTGCTCGTCGATGTCGTGCCCGGCCTCGCGCCGGCCCGGGTGCGCTCGTGGCTCGATTTCCACGGGCTCGCCGGCCGCTGCACCCGGCTCGTGGAGGACGTCCTCGGATCGGGTTCCGCCCTGCTCGCCACGGCCGGGGCCTTGGCCCTGCCCATCCTGGTGGTGCACGGCGGACAGGGATCGCCACTGGCCGAAACCGATGTGCGCAGACTGCGCGCGGCCAATCCCCGGGTCACCGTCGCCCCTGTTCCGGCCGCGGGTCACCTCGTCGCGAGAGACGCTCCGGAACAGCTCGCGGACGTCGTCTCGGAGTGGTTGTGTGGCATCGGTCACGGGGCGGTTTCGGCACCTGTGCCGGGCAGGCAAGATCTGCGCTAGAGAGGTCGCGGCGCAGGTGAACGACAAGGCGTGCACGCGGCGCTACCAGTTGGTAACTTATTGTCGGGGCATCGAAAACCCCATAAGAGACGGCCGCATCGCGCTGCCTACAATGTCGGGCATGACCTACAGCGAACCAGCGCGATCAGCTGCCCCCCGCACCGGATCGCCGGCGTCCGCCTCCTCCTCGGCCGTGTTGGCGAGAGGAATCACCATTTATGGCTGCGGACAGGACGAGGCCGCCCTGTTCCGGCAGATGGCACCTCGTTTCGGCATAATGCCGACCATTGTCCGGGAGCCGGTGTCCGAGGCCAATATCGGGCTGGTCTCCGGAAACAGGTGCATCAGCATCGGCCACAAGACCAAGGTCACGAATTCCCTTCTTCTCGCGCTCGCCGAAGCGGGCGTGAAATACATTTCCACGCGGAGCATCGGCTTCAACCACATCGACGTGGAATACGCGGCGAGTGTCGGTATCACCGTCGGCAACGTCGCCTACTCGCCCGACAGCGTCGCCGACTTCACGCTGATGCTGATGCTGATGGCCGTGCGGAACGCCAAGTCCATCGTCCTCCGCACCGAGGTCCACGACTACCGGTTGGACGCGGTGCGCGGGAAAGAGCTGCGCGATCTCACCGTCGGGGTGGTCGGTACCGGGCGTATCGGTGTCGCGGTCCTCGATCGGCTGCGTGGTTTCGGGTGCCGGGTGCTGGCCTACGACACGGTCCTCACCGCCTCGGCCGAGTACGTCCCGCTCGACGAATTGCTCGAGCAGAGCGACATCGTGACACTCCATGTGCCGCTCAACACCGATACCCATCATCTTCTCGACCGGAAGAACATCGGTCGGCTGAAGGACGGCGCGTACGTCATCAACACCGGACGCGGTCCGCTCATCGAAACCGAAGCCCTCATTTCGGCTTTGGAAAGCGGCAAACTGGGCGGCGCGGCGCTGGATGTCCTCGAAGGCGAGGAAGGAATCTTCTACGCCGACTGCCGGAACAAGCCGCTAGAGAGCAAGACGTTGCTGCGGTTGGAAAAACTGTCGAACGTGCTCATCAGCCCGCATACCGCCTACTACACGGACCACGCGCTGAGTGACACTGTCGAAAACTCCATCATCAATTGTCTCCAATTCGAAAGCGGGAAGTAGTATGGATAGGTTGAAAATCGGAATTCTGTTCGGCGGGCTTTCCGAAGAACATCCTATCTCCATCAAATCTGCGCGCGAGGTCCAGAAGAATCTCGACCTCGAGAAGTACGAGCCGTACTACATCGGGATCACCCAGAGCGGTTCCTGGATGCTCTGCGACGGCCCCGCCGAGGACTGGGAGAGCGGGAACGTCCGCCCGGCCGTGCTGTCGCCGGACCGCGGGGTGCACGGCCTGCTCGTCCTGGACGAGGGCAAGTACGAGACGATCGCCCTCGACGTGGTGCTGCCGGTCCTGCACGGCAAGTTCGGCGAAGACGGTGCGATGCAGGGGCTGCTGGAGATCTCCGGCATCCCCTACGTCGGCTGCGACCTCCCGAGCTCGGTCATGTGCATCGACAAGGCCCTCACCTATTCCGTCGTCCGCGGCGCGGGGATCGCGACGCCGAACTTCCACATCGTCACACCGGACAACGACGTCGACCCGGATCGGCTGAGCTACCCGGTCTTCGTGAAGCCCGCCCGCTCCGGCTCGTCGTTCGGCGTCAGCAAGGTCTCCGCGAAGGAAGAGCTGCCCGCCGCGCTGGCGGAGGCGCGCCAGTACGACGCGAAGATCCTGATCGAAGAGGCCGTCGTCGGCAGCGAGATCGGCTGCTCGATCCTGGGCAACGACGAGGACCTGTTCGCGGGCGAGGTCGACCGGGTCGCGCTGACCCACGGCTTCTTCAAGATCCACCAGGAGAAGAGTCCCGAGACCGGCTCCGAGAACTCGAGCTTCATCGTCCCGGCCGACATCCCGGACGAGTCGCGTGACCTCGTCCAGAAGACCGCGAAGGTCATCTACCGCGCGCTGGGCTGCCGCGGCCTCGCGCGAGTGGACCTGTTCCTCAAGGAGGACGGGAGCGTGGTGCTCAACGAGGTCAACACCCTGCCCGGCCTGACCTCGTACAGCCGTTACCCGCGGATGATGGCCGCCGCCGGCCTCTCGCTCGGCGACGTGATCGACCGGCTGGTGAAGCTGACCCTCGCGGGCCGTGCCGGATGAAGGATGATTTCGTCTTCGTGGACGAGGTCGTCTCCGGGATCCGCTGGGACGCCAAGTACGCCACGTGGGACAACTTCACCGGCAAACCGGTGGACGGGTACCTGGTGAACCGCGTCGCCGGCACGCGTGCGTTCTGCGCGGCGCTGGAGAAGGCGCGGGACAAGGCCGAAGAACTCGGCTTCGGCCTGCTCCTGTGGGACGGCTACCGCCCGCAGCGCGCCGTGGACCGCTTCCTGCGCTGGGCGGAAGAGCCCGAAGACGGCCGGAAGAAAGCCAGGCACTACCCGAACATCGAGCGGCCCCAGATGTTCGAACAGGGCTACGTGGCCACCAAGTCGGGTCACAGCCGGGGCAGCACGGTGGACCTGACGCTGTACCACCTGGACACCGGTGAGCTCGCCGAGATGGGTGGCGACCACGACCTGATGGACGTCGTCTCGCATCACGGGGCAGCGGGGGTCCCGGAGGAAGCGACGAAGAACCGTGCACACCTCCGCGCTGTCATGGAGGGTTCGGGCTTCACCCCGTACGAGTGCGAGTGGTGGCACTACAGCCTGAAGGACGAGC encodes the following:
- a CDS encoding YbhB/YbcL family Raf kinase inhibitor-like protein, with amino-acid sequence MRATRIVFCALFALGATVLSPSKASTASTAPMAPHAFTLTSSAFADGGLMPKVHECTSGGGQDPAKRNESPPLAWSGAPAAAKSYAIVMRDLDNADLIHWVIYDIPASTASLPQNVQHVHRPPVPAGSRQVYYRGSASLYGYQGPCSPSTVNTYEFVVHALDRASLTGLNSGSSTQTAARAITAASIGSARITGES
- a CDS encoding alpha/beta hydrolase fold domain-containing protein → MGDRFASVHPLVEWTLKYDAVAVTVEFRRAPEHPHPVPVEDCYAGLEWMAAHAEELGFDPGELVIFGGSGGGGFAAGVTLLARDRGGPVLSGQLLQCPMLDDRNETVSARRYDGVGVWDRTSNPTAWTMVLGERRGTAEVSPYAAPARATELGGLPPTFIDVAAVEVFRDEAVAYASAIWAAGGEAELHVWGGAFDGFYDLAPETAVARSCVAARESWLERLLARPEPGRE
- a CDS encoding DUF1540 domain-containing protein; the protein is MTTTEMPAVHECTVSGCSYNHDGCHAFAITVGGGNGSADCGTFVPLNTKGGLDRVTAQVGACSRSDCRHNSALECTASSVRVGPGEGDHAANCLTYAPQR
- a CDS encoding VCBS repeat-containing protein, whose translation is MNHTGIIRTATITGVAAALGLAAVVPALASPLSDPPAARSTDPVTTVADLDGDGEIETVTAQLTGENDQVVSATVHGTFTSIHLGAGSTVPLDAPRVADLNGDGRAELIVTQSVGANTTFFTALHYDGRNRGQVVVDDSKPLSFAEGGGVAAHLGYRCTPLDGGGRTFETVAAEADDVGADPITYSGTRTVHTLHDGASTTRKTIPITARPVTDPVLGTDAASCAQTGS
- a CDS encoding TetR/AcrR family transcriptional regulator, producing MTTSRARRSPEEARRLILDAAASLLSESGVAAVRMRAVAARVGMTDAGVAHHFGNREKLLAELLRHGGRRLRDALRELLASWLDHDADLLAFVEALHALYRRGYGELAVALHAAGWRDPGSGMLDPVVEALHRLRPPGSSLDDTRLAVAALHQAMATETLYGSDFRRSAGISGAAADDSAAQVRWWARQLHLALDLPRSSRQGREWRFGLLEE
- a CDS encoding alpha/beta hydrolase; this translates as MTRFVTTEIRLDLGEVTLRGTETGVGPTVLLLHAGGERREVWVPVAAVLARRGLRSVAFDLRGHGDSSGQATTLRALAGDVAEMVRRRPGPIVLVGASVGGLAAIAALADPAVANRAGGLVLVDVVPGLAPARVRSWLDFHGLAGRCTRLVEDVLGSGSALLATAGALALPILVVHGGQGSPLAETDVRRLRAANPRVTVAPVPAAGHLVARDAPEQLADVVSEWLCGIGHGAVSAPVPGRQDLR
- the vanH gene encoding VanH-AOV family D-lactate dehydrogenase; the protein is MTYSEPARSAAPRTGSPASASSSAVLARGITIYGCGQDEAALFRQMAPRFGIMPTIVREPVSEANIGLVSGNRCISIGHKTKVTNSLLLALAEAGVKYISTRSIGFNHIDVEYAASVGITVGNVAYSPDSVADFTLMLMLMAVRNAKSIVLRTEVHDYRLDAVRGKELRDLTVGVVGTGRIGVAVLDRLRGFGCRVLAYDTVLTASAEYVPLDELLEQSDIVTLHVPLNTDTHHLLDRKNIGRLKDGAYVINTGRGPLIETEALISALESGKLGGAALDVLEGEEGIFYADCRNKPLESKTLLRLEKLSNVLISPHTAYYTDHALSDTVENSIINCLQFESGK
- the vanA-Ao2 gene encoding D-alanine--(R)-lactate ligase VanA-Ao2; its protein translation is MDRLKIGILFGGLSEEHPISIKSAREVQKNLDLEKYEPYYIGITQSGSWMLCDGPAEDWESGNVRPAVLSPDRGVHGLLVLDEGKYETIALDVVLPVLHGKFGEDGAMQGLLEISGIPYVGCDLPSSVMCIDKALTYSVVRGAGIATPNFHIVTPDNDVDPDRLSYPVFVKPARSGSSFGVSKVSAKEELPAALAEARQYDAKILIEEAVVGSEIGCSILGNDEDLFAGEVDRVALTHGFFKIHQEKSPETGSENSSFIVPADIPDESRDLVQKTAKVIYRALGCRGLARVDLFLKEDGSVVLNEVNTLPGLTSYSRYPRMMAAAGLSLGDVIDRLVKLTLAGRAG
- the vanX gene encoding D-Ala-D-Ala dipeptidase VanX, which translates into the protein MKDDFVFVDEVVSGIRWDAKYATWDNFTGKPVDGYLVNRVAGTRAFCAALEKARDKAEELGFGLLLWDGYRPQRAVDRFLRWAEEPEDGRKKARHYPNIERPQMFEQGYVATKSGHSRGSTVDLTLYHLDTGELAEMGGDHDLMDVVSHHGAAGVPEEATKNRAHLRAVMEGSGFTPYECEWWHYSLKDEPYPDTYFDFPIA